Proteins from a genomic interval of Musa acuminata AAA Group cultivar baxijiao chromosome BXJ1-9, Cavendish_Baxijiao_AAA, whole genome shotgun sequence:
- the LOC103998515 gene encoding uncharacterized protein LOC103998515, translating into MANPRWNSQKNGYGTAIWAAKIAFCVIGILSFCAAVPVAAGALASAVPGFWGSLRSWLARPYLFIAVHFIILVIWKLSDQKQQQHQHHCEEWAVEEHITDSGNPAKVESFNRSHTAPLLRKPTPEIWPSATKVGVPSVDPGESSTSEASCITTESGERSTASSAFMAKKSAEPESKSSITVMEEEDEAVAAATVAGMANDSMEVTWKAIAKKSSRAAAVPPAAAKSRQYARQPEPPPPSTGHDDLNRRFDDFIKKNHEQIRLLNSRRR; encoded by the coding sequence ATGGCGAATCCGCGATGGAATTCTCAGAAAAATGGATACGGAACCGCGATTTGGGCCGCCAAGATCGCTTTTTGCGTCATCGGCATTCTCTCCTTTTGCGCCGCCGTCCCTGTCGCTGCCGGCGCCCTGGCCTCCGCCGTACCCGGCTTCTGGGGGTCGCTCCGGTCCTGGCTCGCACGGCCGTACCTATTCATTGCCGTCCACTTCATAATCCTCGTCATCTGGAAGCTCTCTGATCAAAAACAGCAGCAGCACCAGCATCACTGCGAGGAATGGGCGGTGGAGGAGCACATTACGGATTCTGGGAATCCTGCAAAGGTCGAATCCTTCAACCGTTCGCATACGGCGCCCCTTCTACGCAAGCCCACGCCGGAGATCTGGCCGTCTGCGACGAAGGTGGGGGTTCCGTCGGTGGATCCCGGTGAGTCCTCGACGTCCGAAGCGTCATGCATCACGACGGAGTCCGGCGAGAGGTCCACGGCTTCGTCCGCGTTTATGGCCAAAAAGAGCGCCGAACCAGAGTCCAAGAGCAGCATTACGGTGatggaagaggaggatgaggcGGTAGCTGCGGCGACTGTGGCAGGGATGGCGAATGACTCCATGGAGGTCACATGGAAAGCGATCGCGAAGAAGTCATCTCGGGCAGCAGCGGTGCCACCGGCGGCGGCGAAGTCGAGGCAATACGCTAGGCAACCGGAGCCGCCTCCCCCATCCACGGGTCACGACGATTTAAACCGGCGATTCGACGATTTCATCAAGAAGAACCACGAGCAGATTCGGCTTCTCAATAGCCGGCGGCGGTAG